The Ignavibacteria bacterium genome contains the following window.
GAAAGTCGGCAAGATTGTTTATCAACCTTCATTAGATTATCTGCCGAATACAGTAATTTATCAATATCCATCAAGCGGTTCTTTTGTAGAGGCAGGTACTCAAATTGATTTAATAGTTGTTCGAGAGAAATTGACAGGAAAGGAGATTATTGAATAAATGGCTTTACTTTCTCCTTCTATTCTTTCAAGTGATTTTACAGATTTGAAATCTACTATTCGTGTTCTTGAAATGGGTAAAGCTGATTGGGTTCATCTCGACATAATGGATGGTAATTTTGTTCCAAACTTGACATTTGGGCCGATTATTACAGAAGCAATTAATAGATTAACCTCTTTGCCGCTCGATACACATTTGATGATTTACAATCCAGACAATTATATTGAAAAATTTGTAGAAGCTGGCTCGGACATTCTGACTGTTCATCAGGAAGCAGTTGTGCATTTACATAGAACAATTATGAAAATTAAAAGCACTGGAATTAAAGCAGGGGTTTCAATTAATCCAGCTACACCAGTTCAATCAATTGAGAATGTATTAGATGAGGTTGAGCTGGTTCTTGTAATGTCTGTTAATCCCGGTTTTGGTGGACAAACTTTTATAAAAAATTCATTAAAAAAGATTAATGCTTTACGTGAAATCAAAGAGAAAAATAATTTTAATTTTTTAATTGAAGTTGACGGTGGAATTGATATTGATAATGTTGAGCAAGTCCTTGATGCTGGTGCAGATGTGATAGTTG
Protein-coding sequences here:
- a CDS encoding ribulose-phosphate 3-epimerase, with the translated sequence MALLSPSILSSDFTDLKSTIRVLEMGKADWVHLDIMDGNFVPNLTFGPIITEAINRLTSLPLDTHLMIYNPDNYIEKFVEAGSDILTVHQEAVVHLHRTIMKIKSTGIKAGVSINPATPVQSIENVLDEVELVLVMSVNPGFGGQTFIKNSLKKINALREIKEKNNFNFLIEVDGGIDIDNVEQVLDAGADVIVAGAAIFKDPDPIQKTLKLKHLIAKN